The Apium graveolens cultivar Ventura chromosome 10, ASM990537v1, whole genome shotgun sequence nucleotide sequence GTCACATCTACCTTTCAAATTCTCCATAGCTCTGAATGCAAACTTTGTGCCATCCTCATAACTACCACTCTCGTTGCAGATCTTGGAAGCCATCAATAATGATGGCAAGTGATTTGGATCCTCACTACTATGCAACAATTTTCTCAACAAATTTAAAGCACTACAATCATCTCCTTCCCCGTGATAACAGAGGGCTAGCGTGTAATACATTTCTTTTCTATCAATGATCCCAGGAAACAATACTTCTAGGTGATTAGCCAAAGTCATTCCTCCTCCGCAAAGAGATAAAGCATATTGCAGGTGATACAGAATAGTTGGGTCCCAGTCAATTAATCTAAGATATACTTTTCTTAGTAATATCATTAAGAGAAGAATAGCCTCCTCTATGTTACTTTTAGGTACATACAAACTATCCAGTTGGGAACGAAGGGTTGGAGGACTGGCTTCTACACTACTGTACAAAAGAAAAGTGGCAAACTCTTTTTGTATCTTAGCTACAGTTTCTGCCTTTAGGTTCCGGTAAAAGAGAAGAGCCCGCCGAAATGACAGTATAGCTTCACGTGGAGAGTCATAAAGTTTCCACAATTCTGGAAGCAACTCGATCGCATTATTAAGTGTTTCCTGCAATTTAGAGTCAGCACCAAAGTTTTTAGGAAAACCAGCAGGTAATGAAGATTCAACAATATCCAGAATAACTGTGCATGATTGAGCAGCCTCTGCAAAAAAGCGCAAGAGTCATATAAGTGTTCGAATTGCAGTTATCTGGTACAAGTAATCTTGTAATAACTGTCTATATTAATAACGGAGGCATGAAAACAGTAAAAACCCATGTATTGCGAGTAGATGACGGTCACAGAGGGAGAGATTTATCCTAATTCTTATATTGACATTCCAAATAAAACTTTGTTACCCCGATCTTTCAAGATTAGCTGTGTACCCACATCGAACACCTCACAACTCATTGTTTCAAGTTTACCTTGGTCTTCTAGTTAGATGTTTATAATACTAGCTTGGCTTGGGGTTAAAATTGATAAATATATTCTGAACCCAAACTATTTTATACTAGAACCTAGTCAACTGAACGTACTTTTGAATGCCTGTATTTTTATTACAGTTCCTAGTCAGATTTCACTAATATTAGTGATTTGATAGGCTCATAGTTATTTATTATGCGAAGAAGCTGTCTTTCAGTTGAATTCAGTGCAGCAATAAGTGGTAAATGCTATATATGGTCATATAGACTAATATAACAAACAAGGAAATTTAAAGGAACCTATTCTTCTTACTTGATTTTACAAACTCTCTATAGCTTTCTTAAGTACTAAAAGTAGAATGGCATTATATCTCACAGGGCTGTATttagaattaaaaaaaaacaCAGTACTGTTACAGCTCAACTTTTCAGGCATTTTAAATTTTTCGAAATGTAGTTACTGTTTCTAAAATTATAAGTTTTCATGAACTTTGCAGAGAAACTGCAACCCCATGTTAAACTTATGGACTATACTCCAAAATTACCTTTATACCTCCCTAAGATTTGCAATGATTTTGTTTTCAGAAAGACGGCTTCCAAGAGCAGACTGACAGCATGTATGGACATTGGTGGGATAGCATAATTACGTGAGCTCCTTTTTAGAGTTTCTACATTTGCACCAAGAGTGGTTTTCATTTTCTGTGTGATTGCAGCAATATCTATTCCTTCGAACACATGTAGTGCAGCTTCTATGTTTCCTTTTTGATACTCAAGTCTTCCTAACAAAGCTCTTGCTTCCTAAAAAACATGCACAGAAGATTAATAAGGACAGCGTGAAAGATGAGAAACAAGACTTGAATAATGTGAAAGAATAGAGGACCGGGACATAAAAAAATGTAACAGTATGAGATTAACATAATTCACTTAAAGAAGTGTTCAGGTAATTAAGAGCTGTTGCAGCAAAAATTTGATAAAGAAAAACCTCGTAATTCAAAGAACCATTCTCCCGCAGAGATAATTCAGCTTCCTCAATTTTGCCAGTATCTGGTTCCTGTTCAGCATCAACGGCTCGAGTCGAATGCACACTAGCTGAATAGTCCCTCGTAGCTAATGATTCGGATGAAGAGATCATTTCATCTGGTTTTGATTGCTCCCCTGAATGGAGGCAAATTATCAATGCTTTGAGTCTTTTAGTTATTCTTGTTTTCACACGTCCCTTGATCCAATTCTCATTCTTCATCATTCAGCTTCGCCCTTCTGGACAATCCTTAAAAACATGAATATCGAGATAAACTTAAAGCATATAAAAATTTTGCAGTCCAAAAGTCAAAAGAAAGTTTACGATTGAGAACATGAACACAAATTATACCTAAAACCATCAAGCAGTAGGTCTAATTAACTATAATAACATAATTCTTGTACAAAGTAAAAGTAGGACGCACATTATTTACATAAATAAAACAATAATTTTGAAACAAATATACCAAAATAGCACTGCACGGACTCTGCTATCCAGTCACAAAGATCAACACTTTCGGCCACTAAACCAAAGAACTGATCAATTTTAAAAGAAAACCCGGTTCTACACTATCCCATCACAAAGATCAAAACTTTCAATTAATAAACTAGCAATTCATCAACTTTAAACCGAACCCAATTCAGAACTCCAAAAaagaaagcaaaaaaaaaaaaaaaaaatcataccAAGTCCAATATATACAACATTTTACCCTTATTTCCATCTTTTAAAACAGACTATTTACCGAATATCATGATCATAATTTATAACTACAGCCTATAACAAACACACACTTGACCATCGCACTAAAAGCGACCTATAGCGACCTTTCAATCAAGAACTCCATAAATTATACCCAATTCAACCTAAAAACCACCCAAAATTCTCCCAATTCACCAACCCAAAAACCCAACTTAACCCTTCTCATGCAAGAACTAACTGCCAATAAATTCAAGAAATTCAACAACACCCAACTCAAATTAACCCACAAAAAACATGAAAAAAAACCAAAAAttacttaaataaaataaaccatGATCACCAATAAGATCACTGACCTTTATGCAGCAGACAGAGCAGAAAGATACACAAAATGAGTAAAACACAATGCCCATT carries:
- the LOC141691733 gene encoding protein NPGR2-like isoform X2; translated protein: MMKNENWIKGRVKTRITKRLKALIICLHSGEQSKPDEMISSSESLATRDYSASVHSTRAVDAEQEPDTGKIEEAELSLRENGSLNYEEARALLGRLEYQKGNIEAALHVFEGIDIAAITQKMKTTLGANVETLKRSSRNYAIPPMSIHAVSLLLEAVFLKTKSLQILGRYKEAAQSCTVILDIVESSLPAGFPKNFGADSKLQETLNNAIELLPELWKLYDSPREAILSFRRALLFYRNLKAETVAKIQKEFATFLLYSSVEASPPTLRSQLDSLYVPKSNIEEAILLLMILLRKVYLRLIDWDPTILYHLQYALSLCGGGMTLANHLEVLFPGIIDRKEMYYTLALCYHGEGDDCSALNLLRKLLHSSEDPNHLPSLLMASKICNESGSYEDGTKFAFRAMENLKGRCDQMAGVANYLLGISRAAQSRLALTDSERTEKQSEAIQSLETALRMTNLSNSSIVYHLSLEYAEQRKLVPALHYAKSLLRLEGGSNILGWVLIARILSAQKRLDDAIAIVNAALEQTQKWDQGELFRVKAKVQIAQGKLKDAIETYTQLLAVLQIRTKSYRYEKKLHEDSANRCRSLELETWHNLAFVYISLSKLHDAEICLSKSKAIKIYSASRWHATEFAISSYILKLIAIPK
- the LOC141691733 gene encoding protein NPGR2-like isoform X1, with translation MMKNENWIKGRVKTRITKRLKALIICLHSGEQSKPDEMISSSESLATRDYSASVHSTRAVDAEQEPDTGKIEEAELSLRENGSLNYEEARALLGRLEYQKGNIEAALHVFEGIDIAAITQKMKTTLGANVETLKRSSRNYAIPPMSIHAVSLLLEAVFLKTKSLQILGRYKEAAQSCTVILDIVESSLPAGFPKNFGADSKLQETLNNAIELLPELWKLYDSPREAILSFRRALLFYRNLKAETVAKIQKEFATFLLYSSVEASPPTLRSQLDSLYVPKSNIEEAILLLMILLRKVYLRLIDWDPTILYHLQYALSLCGGGMTLANHLEVLFPGIIDRKEMYYTLALCYHGEGDDCSALNLLRKLLHSSEDPNHLPSLLMASKICNESGSYEDGTKFAFRAMENLKGRCDQMAGVANYLLGISRAAQSRLALTDSERTEKQSEAIQSLETALRMTNLSNSSIVYHLSLEYAEQRKLVPALHYAKSLLRLEGGSNILGWVLIARILSAQKRLDDAIAIVNAALEQTQKWDQGELFRVKAKVQIAQGKLKDAIETYTQLLAVLQIRTKSYRYEKKLHEDSANRCRSLELETWHNLAFVYISLSKLHDAEICLSKSKAIKIYSASRWHATGALNEAKGNHHEALKAFAIALDIDSTHVPSLVSMAVVLRRFGERSLPLVRSLLTEALRLDRMNHSAWYNLGLLYKDKGAALALEAAECFEATTFLEDTAPVEPFR